In Ureibacillus thermophilus, the genomic stretch AAACGAAAGATGGATTCATTTTTCATTTAACGAATGATCCACAACTATTAAAAATTAAAGAGCGGAATTTCCGATTAGAAGCTGGCTTCATAGCCGAACAAATTCAAAGCATCAACGGCTTTTTAGCTGAATGCTATGAAGAAAAAAAAGAACATCAAGAACAAGTTGTATTTACCGTAAAAATGGATTTAAAAGAAAAGGTGAAGGCTTAAGGGGCAAAATCGCCCCTTTTTTTCATATCAATTCTTCTAGAAGACCGAATTCATCGTGCAATGCATTGGCGGCATGAATCATATCATCTTGA encodes the following:
- a CDS encoding YslB family protein, encoding MSTTQVSFPLFGYELIRDYLLPSILGKHEKDILYWAGKDLARKFPCTDIPLIISFFQDAGWGDLTLEKETKDGFIFHLTNDPQLLKIKERNFRLEAGFIAEQIQSINGFLAECYEEKKEHQEQVVFTVKMDLKEKVKA